One Jeotgalicoccus saudimassiliensis DNA window includes the following coding sequences:
- a CDS encoding DUF2232 domain-containing protein, with the protein MNKKISTGTLTLTLLAVVAYIMLTEITLIFGTVVMPFAVYLLLKIRQQSKLNYRVLFFSFLIPAMLFLSPLASGSFIILYIITSILGTTLDKKMSQEITLFYTTFGIGLSTMATVVVMQMLGFLRPLSDIYSTFRSWYKEQLETVSGLTTGVMDADIILQSLDLYFRNLPAFLIIGSFFLALYIILMVRILPQDGGKMWHYRSFDKWIMPRMLLYLYLIIFIVMLFSGSWEESTVSLFSNVSLVLEWALFIHGLAFAYYFMLTKKLNKVLAVIILIPLVLFRPITVLIGLFEMIFRIRLIMALRRK; encoded by the coding sequence TTGAACAAGAAAATATCAACGGGTACACTTACGCTTACACTGCTCGCTGTTGTAGCCTATATTATGCTCACGGAAATCACCCTGATATTCGGTACTGTCGTGATGCCTTTCGCAGTATATTTACTGCTGAAAATCAGACAGCAGTCGAAACTGAACTACAGAGTATTATTCTTTAGTTTTTTAATTCCGGCGATGCTGTTTTTATCACCGCTCGCTTCGGGCAGTTTTATAATTTTATACATCATTACGAGCATCCTCGGGACAACGCTTGATAAGAAAATGTCTCAGGAAATTACACTGTTTTACACGACGTTCGGCATCGGCTTAAGTACGATGGCAACAGTTGTAGTAATGCAGATGCTTGGATTTTTAAGACCTTTATCCGACATATATTCGACTTTCAGAAGCTGGTATAAGGAGCAGCTTGAAACGGTCAGCGGCCTTACGACCGGCGTCATGGATGCCGATATAATCCTTCAGTCGCTCGACCTGTATTTCAGAAACCTGCCCGCCTTTTTAATAATCGGGAGTTTCTTCCTGGCACTCTATATTATTCTGATGGTCAGAATTCTGCCGCAGGACGGCGGAAAAATGTGGCATTACCGCAGCTTTGATAAGTGGATTATGCCGAGAATGCTGTTATATTTATATTTAATAATATTTATAGTCATGCTGTTCAGCGGAAGCTGGGAAGAAAGCACAGTGTCACTGTTCAGCAATGTATCGCTCGTACTCGAGTGGGCACTGTTTATTCACGGTCTTGCGTTCGCATATTACTTCATGCTGACGAAGAAGCTGAACAAAGTGCTGGCAGTCATCATTTTAATACCGCTTGTATTATTCAGGCCCATTACCGTCCTTATCGGACTGTTCGAAATGATCTTTAGAATTCGACTAATTATGGCATTGAGGAGGAAATAG
- the serS gene encoding serine--tRNA ligase encodes MLDIKVLRKDTEMVKEKVSKRGLEPVLIDDILELDKERRALIVETEELKSRRNKVSQEIAVKKKNKEDAEDVIKEMRDVGERIKEIDERLNTIQNDYHDKMSRIPNLIHDDVPEGKDDTENVEIRRTGEPREFNYEPKAHWDILEDLQLADFDRAAKVSGARFVYHTGDGARLERALMNFMLDVHNKNGYREMMTPQIVRSEAMYATGQLPKFGEDLFKIEDEEMYTIPTSEVTLTNFHKDETLAADQVPVKFTAQTACFRSEAGSAGRDTRGLIRLHQFNKVEMVRIERPEDSWAALEEMTAHAENILNLLEIPHRTVLLCTGDIGFGSSKTYDVEVWLPSYNDYKEISSVSNMTDFQARRGNIKFKRDKDSKPELLHTLNGSGLAVGRTMAALLENYQNEDGTVTVPEVLQPYMGGQTKLERL; translated from the coding sequence ATGTTAGATATTAAAGTACTGCGCAAAGACACTGAAATGGTAAAAGAGAAAGTATCAAAACGTGGACTGGAACCTGTGTTAATCGATGATATTTTAGAACTCGATAAAGAAAGACGTGCACTTATTGTTGAGACTGAAGAACTTAAGAGCCGCCGCAACAAAGTATCGCAGGAAATCGCTGTGAAAAAGAAAAATAAAGAAGACGCTGAAGACGTAATTAAAGAAATGCGCGACGTCGGTGAACGCATTAAAGAAATCGATGAGAGACTCAATACGATTCAAAATGACTATCACGATAAAATGAGCCGCATTCCAAACTTAATTCACGACGATGTGCCTGAAGGTAAAGACGATACTGAAAACGTGGAAATCCGCCGCACAGGTGAACCGCGTGAATTCAACTATGAACCGAAGGCACACTGGGACATTTTAGAAGACCTGCAGCTTGCAGACTTCGACCGTGCTGCCAAAGTATCGGGTGCGCGCTTTGTGTATCATACGGGAGACGGTGCCCGCCTGGAGCGCGCACTGATGAACTTCATGCTTGATGTGCACAACAAGAACGGCTACCGCGAAATGATGACACCGCAGATTGTCCGTTCTGAAGCGATGTACGCAACGGGCCAGCTGCCAAAATTCGGTGAGGACCTGTTTAAGATTGAAGACGAGGAAATGTATACAATTCCGACATCGGAAGTAACGCTGACGAACTTCCATAAAGACGAAACGCTGGCAGCTGACCAGGTGCCGGTGAAATTCACCGCACAGACAGCCTGTTTCAGAAGTGAAGCAGGTTCTGCAGGAAGAGATACACGCGGTCTGATCCGTCTGCACCAGTTCAACAAAGTTGAAATGGTCCGCATCGAGCGCCCGGAAGATTCCTGGGCGGCGCTTGAAGAAATGACGGCACACGCTGAAAACATTTTAAACCTGCTCGAGATTCCGCACCGTACAGTGCTTCTCTGCACAGGCGATATCGGATTCGGTTCATCTAAAACCTACGATGTTGAAGTATGGCTGCCAAGCTACAACGACTATAAGGAAATCAGTTCAGTATCAAATATGACAGATTTCCAGGCACGCCGCGGAAACATTAAATTTAAGCGCGACAAAGACTCAAAACCTGAATTGCTTCACACGTTAAACGGCAGCGGACTTGCTGTCGGAAGAACGATGGCGGCACTGCTTGAAAACTACCAGAACGAAGACGGCACAGTGACTGTACCTGAAGTTCTTCAGCCATATATGGGTGGTCAGACTAAGCTCGAAAGGTTATAA
- the hutI gene encoding imidazolonepropionase: MNDVMITNIKSLILPKKTEGPLKGKEMDELNIVDDAIVVIKDGKVVYAGAKTDEYEAKETIDAEGRIVSPALVEPHTHIVHGGSREHEMSLKRQGVDYLKILEQGGGILNTVEQTKKASFDELLNKASVNMTRMIQHGVLTVESKSGYGLDRENELKQLKVSRALEEKFPVLMRHTYLGPHAIPKGRDSEEFLQEMTDLLDEAKEYADFADIFTETGVFSVEQSRKYMEAARDKGFRVKIHADEIDPLGGLELAIEQDAISADHLVAASEEGKKQLADSDTVAVLLPGTTFYLGKNEFADARGMIDQGGAVSLATDYNPGSCVTDNLQMIMAIAALKLKMTPNEIWNAVTVNAAHAIDADRGTLDAGDAANIVVWDAPNHEYIPYHYGVNHAYKVIADGKLIFERPGLNL, translated from the coding sequence ATGAATGATGTAATGATCACAAATATAAAGTCATTAATTTTACCGAAGAAAACCGAAGGACCGTTAAAAGGCAAAGAGATGGACGAACTGAACATCGTCGACGATGCAATTGTCGTTATTAAAGACGGTAAAGTCGTTTATGCCGGTGCGAAAACGGATGAGTACGAAGCAAAAGAAACGATCGATGCTGAAGGCAGGATCGTTTCACCTGCCCTCGTTGAACCGCACACGCACATCGTTCACGGCGGGTCACGCGAACATGAGATGTCGCTTAAACGCCAGGGTGTCGACTATCTGAAGATACTGGAACAGGGCGGCGGTATTTTAAATACGGTTGAACAGACGAAAAAAGCATCATTCGATGAACTGTTAAATAAAGCATCAGTTAACATGACGCGTATGATTCAGCACGGTGTGTTAACTGTTGAAAGCAAAAGCGGCTACGGACTCGACCGCGAGAATGAATTAAAGCAGCTTAAAGTATCGAGAGCACTCGAAGAGAAATTCCCGGTGCTGATGCGCCACACGTACCTCGGGCCGCACGCTATTCCAAAAGGCCGGGATTCTGAAGAGTTCCTGCAGGAAATGACTGACCTGCTCGACGAAGCGAAAGAGTATGCGGACTTTGCGGATATCTTTACGGAAACAGGTGTATTCTCTGTTGAGCAGTCAAGAAAGTATATGGAAGCGGCACGTGACAAAGGCTTCCGCGTGAAAATTCATGCCGATGAAATCGATCCGCTCGGCGGACTGGAGCTTGCGATTGAGCAGGACGCGATCAGTGCCGACCACCTGGTTGCAGCGAGTGAAGAAGGCAAAAAGCAGCTTGCGGACTCAGACACAGTGGCAGTGCTGCTTCCGGGGACGACATTCTACCTCGGTAAAAATGAATTCGCGGATGCACGCGGTATGATTGATCAGGGCGGCGCAGTATCGCTGGCGACAGACTACAATCCGGGGAGCTGTGTAACTGACAATCTGCAGATGATTATGGCAATCGCAGCATTGAAACTTAAAATGACACCGAATGAAATATGGAACGCGGTAACAGTAAACGCAGCGCATGCTATCGACGCTGACCGCGGGACGCTTGATGCGGGCGATGCGGCAAATATCGTTGTCTGGGATGCACCGAACCACGAGTACATTCCTTACCACTACGGCGTAAACCATGCATACAAAGTTATTGCCGACGGCAAACTGATTTTTGAACGTCCGGGATTAAACTTATAA
- the hutU gene encoding urocanate hydratase produces the protein MSRKITAKTGLEIECKGWEQEAALRMLYNNLDPEVAERPEDLVVYGGIGKAARNWESFEAIENTLRNLEADETMLVQSGKPVAVFRTHEDAPRVLLSNSVLVPKWANWEHFNELDKKGLMMYGQMTAGSWIYIGSQGIVQGTYETFAELANQNYDGTLRGTITLTAGLGGMGGAQPLAVTMNEGVALCIDVDETRIDKRIETRYLDVKTDSLDEALKIAEEARDNGKPLSIGLIGNAAEVHHEILNRGFEIDVVTDQTSAHDPLNGYVPEGYSLSEAKKLREADPEEYVKLSSASMAKHVEAMLQFQKNGAVVFDYGNNIRQVAFDTGVENAFDFPGFVPAYIRPLFCEGKGPFRFAALSGDPNDIAVADKKMRELFPDNEKLMRWLDMAEEKIAFQGLPSRIAWLGYGERAKMGLALNELVKSGEISAPVVIGRDHLDSGSVASPNRETESMKDGSDAVGDWAILNALVNTAAGGSWISVHHGGGVGMGYSLHAGMVVVADGSDRAAKRLERVLTSDPGMGVARHADAGYDIAINTAKERGVNIPMLKENE, from the coding sequence ATGTCTAGAAAAATTACTGCTAAAACAGGTTTGGAGATCGAATGTAAAGGATGGGAACAGGAAGCGGCACTCCGCATGTTATACAACAACCTGGATCCCGAAGTTGCCGAACGTCCGGAAGATTTAGTTGTCTACGGAGGAATCGGTAAAGCCGCGCGTAACTGGGAGTCGTTTGAAGCGATTGAAAATACATTAAGAAATCTTGAAGCCGATGAGACGATGCTTGTACAGTCAGGGAAACCTGTCGCGGTGTTCAGAACGCATGAAGATGCGCCTAGAGTGCTGCTGTCGAACTCGGTGCTTGTGCCAAAATGGGCAAACTGGGAACACTTTAACGAACTCGATAAAAAAGGTCTCATGATGTACGGACAGATGACGGCCGGTTCATGGATTTACATCGGGTCACAGGGTATTGTTCAGGGGACATATGAAACATTCGCAGAGCTTGCGAACCAGAACTACGACGGTACACTCCGCGGAACGATTACACTGACTGCCGGTCTCGGAGGCATGGGCGGTGCACAGCCGTTAGCGGTAACGATGAACGAAGGGGTTGCGCTGTGTATTGACGTCGATGAAACAAGAATAGACAAACGTATCGAAACACGTTATCTGGATGTTAAAACAGATTCACTTGATGAAGCATTAAAAATTGCAGAAGAAGCACGTGACAACGGCAAACCGTTATCAATCGGGCTGATCGGCAACGCAGCTGAAGTTCACCATGAAATTTTAAACCGCGGCTTTGAGATTGATGTCGTGACGGATCAGACTTCTGCGCATGACCCGTTAAACGGTTATGTACCTGAGGGCTACTCTCTTTCAGAAGCGAAGAAACTACGTGAAGCGGATCCGGAAGAATATGTGAAACTGTCGAGTGCATCGATGGCGAAACATGTTGAAGCGATGCTTCAGTTCCAGAAAAACGGTGCGGTTGTATTCGACTACGGTAACAACATCCGTCAGGTGGCATTCGATACAGGTGTTGAAAATGCATTTGACTTCCCGGGCTTCGTACCGGCGTACATCAGACCGTTATTCTGTGAAGGTAAAGGACCATTCCGTTTTGCAGCATTAAGCGGTGACCCGAACGATATTGCAGTAGCGGACAAGAAGATGCGCGAACTCTTCCCTGATAACGAGAAGCTGATGCGCTGGCTTGACATGGCGGAAGAAAAAATTGCATTTCAGGGTCTGCCTTCACGTATCGCATGGCTTGGATACGGCGAACGCGCGAAGATGGGTCTTGCACTGAACGAACTTGTTAAGTCTGGGGAAATCTCTGCACCGGTTGTAATCGGACGCGACCACCTGGATTCAGGTTCAGTAGCAAGTCCGAACCGTGAAACAGAAAGCATGAAGGACGGCAGTGATGCAGTCGGCGACTGGGCAATTCTGAATGCGCTGGTTAACACAGCTGCAGGCGGGTCATGGATCAGCGTACACCACGGCGGCGGTGTCGGCATGGGGTACTCACTGCATGCCGGTATGGTAGTCGTAGCAGACGGCTCCGACCGTGCTGCGAAAAGACTTGAACGTGTACTGACTTCAGATCCGGGTATGGGAGTAGCAAGACACGCAGATGCAGGATATGATATCGCAATCAATACTGCAAAAGAACGCGGTGTTAATATACCAATGTTAAAGGAGAATGAATAA
- a CDS encoding YjiH family protein: protein MVSQDEMRREKGFKIWRFFVYSAIGLFLFFVPVPAAGTTSIMLDHIVTVIHRIFGENIQYYTLAVVIAGALIPFISKSWNKSAFNMLFTGFKVLGVFIGLMVVSGIGPAFVLDDNMGPFLYYSLAVNLSLLIPLGGAALGLILGYGFLVFIGVLLEPLMRKLFKTPGRSAMDAMASLVGSYSVGLLITNRTYQQGLYSKKEGLIIATGFSTVSVTIMVVVARTLDLMDYWVLFFITVMLVTFAVTAITAYLPPVRNEKESYFNDKNQITEEDYEGNILEYAWYKAKQQSHSSRPLSRDIWMNLTEALKMTASVVPSVLSIGLFGLIIAEYTDVITWVSYIYYPLLYLFPLENVPLIAEAVTISIVEMFLPSLLVAEADIVTRFIVGVCSISAIVFLSGLVPAVLSTSLNLQVWKLLAVWFIRTVLSLLIVIPLALIIF, encoded by the coding sequence ATGGTCTCGCAAGATGAGATGCGTCGTGAAAAAGGCTTTAAGATCTGGCGTTTCTTTGTATACAGTGCAATCGGGCTGTTTCTCTTTTTCGTACCGGTTCCTGCAGCCGGCACAACATCGATAATGCTCGATCATATCGTCACTGTGATTCACAGGATTTTTGGAGAAAACATTCAGTACTATACATTGGCAGTAGTGATTGCCGGTGCACTGATTCCGTTTATCAGCAAAAGCTGGAACAAAAGTGCATTCAATATGCTGTTCACTGGTTTTAAAGTGCTCGGTGTGTTTATCGGACTGATGGTCGTGTCCGGCATAGGACCGGCATTCGTACTCGATGACAATATGGGGCCGTTTTTATACTACTCGCTCGCTGTTAACCTGAGCCTGTTAATTCCGCTCGGCGGCGCAGCGCTCGGTCTCATTCTCGGCTATGGATTTCTCGTGTTTATCGGGGTGCTGCTGGAGCCTTTGATGAGAAAGCTGTTTAAGACTCCGGGCCGTTCCGCAATGGACGCGATGGCATCGCTCGTCGGCAGCTATTCGGTGGGGCTCCTGATTACAAACAGAACATATCAGCAGGGTTTATACAGCAAAAAAGAAGGTCTGATTATTGCGACCGGATTTTCCACCGTGTCGGTGACGATTATGGTCGTTGTCGCACGCACACTGGACTTAATGGATTACTGGGTGCTGTTTTTTATCACCGTTATGCTCGTCACATTTGCCGTCACGGCGATTACAGCTTATCTGCCGCCGGTACGAAACGAAAAAGAAAGTTATTTTAACGATAAAAACCAAATTACCGAAGAAGATTACGAAGGAAACATACTGGAATACGCATGGTATAAAGCGAAACAGCAGTCTCACAGTTCGCGGCCGTTATCACGGGACATATGGATGAACTTGACGGAGGCGTTGAAGATGACCGCTTCAGTCGTACCGTCCGTACTGTCCATCGGACTCTTCGGTCTGATTATTGCGGAGTACACAGATGTAATTACGTGGGTGTCCTATATTTACTACCCGCTGCTTTATCTGTTCCCGCTTGAGAACGTACCGCTGATTGCCGAAGCGGTGACGATATCCATCGTTGAAATGTTCCTGCCTTCCCTGCTCGTTGCGGAAGCAGACATTGTCACCAGGTTTATCGTCGGCGTCTGTTCGATATCTGCGATTGTTTTTTTATCCGGGCTGGTGCCCGCGGTTTTGAGCACGAGTTTAAATCTGCAGGTATGGAAACTGCTGGCAGTGTGGTTTATCCGCACGGTGCTGTCACTGTTAATCGTAATACCGCTTGCATTAATAATATTTTAA
- a CDS encoding YjiH family protein yields MEKDRQGNYLTKEQIKNQKGTAMWKFFLYSGLGILIFFIPVTMFGGSSILLDHLVTAIQKVFGDNIKYYTLLIIIIGAVLPFINGTWRKTTFDLFFTLFKILGVAIGAMVVFNFGPGFVLAENIGPFLFNSLAINLSLLIPLGGAALGLLVGYGLLTLLGILMEPVMRPVFKTPGRTAIDAVASFVGSYSVGLLITNRIYKEGLYSRKEALIVATGFSTVSVTFMVVVARTLELMDHWLLYFWITLIVTFLVTAISVHLPPISTQKKKYYGGKDNTVHEGFEGNRFSYAWCKTKQESFEFEPLLKNIAVNFLDAMKMTTSIIPSILSIGFVGLVIAEYTDIIGYLSYMFYPFLFFWPLEDPGLIAEAAMISVVEMFLPALLVVEADIVTKFIVGVTSVSAIIFLSGLVPAILSTDLNIKLWKLLVVWFIRVALTLLIVTPVALLLF; encoded by the coding sequence ATGGAAAAGGACAGGCAGGGAAATTACTTAACGAAGGAACAGATTAAAAATCAAAAAGGCACTGCAATGTGGAAGTTTTTCCTCTACAGCGGTCTCGGGATTTTAATCTTCTTCATACCTGTAACGATGTTCGGCGGGAGTTCTATTCTGCTCGACCATCTGGTAACGGCAATACAGAAAGTATTTGGAGACAATATCAAATACTACACGCTGCTGATTATTATTATCGGTGCGGTGCTGCCGTTTATTAACGGAACGTGGCGGAAAACGACTTTCGATTTATTCTTCACACTGTTTAAAATTTTAGGGGTTGCCATCGGTGCAATGGTCGTCTTTAATTTCGGGCCCGGATTCGTTCTGGCTGAAAATATCGGACCGTTTCTGTTTAACTCGCTGGCGATTAACCTGAGCCTGCTGATTCCGCTTGGGGGAGCGGCACTCGGGCTGCTCGTAGGATACGGGCTGTTAACATTACTTGGTATTTTAATGGAACCGGTAATGAGACCGGTCTTCAAAACACCGGGACGTACTGCGATCGATGCAGTGGCTTCATTTGTCGGCAGCTATTCTGTCGGTCTGCTGATTACAAACCGGATTTACAAAGAAGGTCTGTACAGCAGAAAAGAAGCGCTGATTGTGGCGACCGGATTCTCGACTGTTTCAGTCACGTTTATGGTCGTTGTTGCAAGGACGCTTGAGCTTATGGATCACTGGTTATTATATTTCTGGATTACATTGATTGTGACATTTTTAGTCACAGCAATATCCGTTCATTTACCGCCGATCAGCACTCAGAAGAAAAAGTATTACGGCGGTAAGGACAATACTGTGCACGAAGGATTTGAAGGAAACAGATTCAGCTATGCATGGTGCAAAACCAAACAGGAATCGTTTGAGTTTGAACCGCTTCTGAAGAATATTGCGGTGAACTTCTTAGATGCGATGAAGATGACCACATCGATTATTCCATCGATACTGTCAATCGGCTTTGTCGGTCTGGTTATTGCAGAATATACGGATATTATCGGTTATCTGTCGTACATGTTCTACCCGTTCCTGTTCTTCTGGCCGCTGGAAGATCCGGGTCTGATTGCGGAAGCGGCAATGATTTCAGTTGTTGAGATGTTCCTGCCGGCGCTCTTGGTCGTTGAGGCGGACATCGTGACGAAATTTATCGTCGGAGTGACAAGTGTATCGGCAATTATTTTCCTGTCGGGACTTGTACCTGCGATATTAAGTACAGATTTAAATATTAAGCTGTGGAAACTGCTCGTTGTATGGTTTATCCGCGTGGCACTGACACTGCTTATCGTTACACCTGTTGCGCTGCTGCTGTTTTAA
- a CDS encoding LysR family transcriptional regulator: MQINQLIHFATIVDKQSFTIAANELHIAQPSLSASIKRLENEIGFTLIDRSSRTFKLTAEGRSFYDEANKFVMHHRQVTEAAEHLKTKGINHISISLIESVKSWFPDIVKAYRETNNETRIKINHALSIAEIEKSFNDYDVNLAITNQFIENDKIISIPLYDESLIVAFKKDNPFSGQKDVTLHDISDMPLIISHDGYQTRTEIVRAFNRIGLQANISFEIERFELTSEFIRQGLGIAILPEKYALTLNPDDVDIKGISDLPFYRIVYISIDKTRFLSPLTESFINLVLDYFGKGKVGDYFN, encoded by the coding sequence ATGCAGATTAATCAGCTGATCCATTTTGCAACTATCGTGGACAAACAGTCGTTTACCATCGCAGCAAATGAATTACATATCGCCCAGCCGTCGTTAAGTGCATCGATTAAACGACTTGAAAACGAAATCGGCTTTACTTTAATCGACCGCTCATCGAGAACGTTTAAACTGACTGCCGAAGGCAGAAGCTTTTACGACGAAGCGAATAAGTTTGTTATGCATCACCGTCAGGTAACCGAAGCGGCAGAGCACTTAAAGACGAAAGGAATCAATCATATTTCCATCAGCTTAATCGAAAGCGTGAAATCATGGTTCCCGGACATCGTCAAAGCCTACCGCGAGACGAATAACGAAACGCGGATTAAAATCAATCACGCACTCAGCATTGCCGAAATCGAAAAGTCGTTTAACGACTACGATGTGAACCTGGCAATTACGAATCAATTCATCGAGAACGATAAAATTATTTCCATACCGCTCTATGATGAATCGCTCATCGTCGCATTCAAAAAAGACAATCCCTTCAGCGGACAAAAAGACGTTACACTGCACGACATCTCCGATATGCCGCTCATTATTTCGCATGACGGCTATCAGACACGCACTGAAATTGTCCGCGCCTTTAACCGCATCGGCCTGCAGGCCAATATCAGCTTTGAAATCGAACGTTTCGAACTGACATCGGAATTCATCAGACAGGGGCTCGGCATTGCGATTCTTCCCGAAAAATATGCACTGACGCTCAATCCGGATGATGTAGATATTAAAGGCATCTCTGATTTGCCGTTTTACCGCATCGTTTATATTTCAATCGATAAAACCCGCTTCCTCTCGCCGTTAACCGAGTCTTTTATCAATCTTGTGCTCGATTACTTCGGCAAAGGAAAAGTCGGGGACTACTTTAATTAG
- the hutH gene encoding histidine ammonia-lyase → MSVLQLDGNNLTIEQVRDFLGNSESTVEITTDAYKRVDASRRIVENIINEGRTIYGITTGFGLFCDVLISKEKVEDLQTNLIRSHTCGVGKPFDEPVALLMMVFRLNTMLKGHSGVTRELVEQLKLYINKRIIPVVPEQGSLGASGDLAPLSHMALTLIGEGEVFFRGERKNTRDVLESLGIEPITLQAKEGLALINGTQPMTAQGVVNYIEADKLMQDSLWIAALTHQALNGITDAYNRQIHESRGYPEQIYVAEKMLEHLEGSKLTTRQGEIRVQDGYSIRCIPQVHGASLQTLKYVKEKLEIEMNAANDNPLIFSEDEVYSGGNFHGQPIAIAMDLLKIGVAEVANITERRIERLVNPALNGDLPAFLSPEEGLQSGAMILQYAAASLVSENKTLAHPASVDSIPSSANQEDHVSMGTIGARHARDIINNARYVVSTELFIAMTAAEIKGSDKLSPATRKKFDEFRLIADFIDHDRNFSIEINELAQALTEVN, encoded by the coding sequence ATGTCAGTTTTACAATTAGACGGTAATAATTTAACGATTGAACAGGTGAGAGATTTCCTGGGAAATTCCGAAAGTACGGTGGAAATAACGACAGATGCGTATAAGCGCGTCGATGCTTCCCGCAGAATTGTGGAAAATATTATTAACGAAGGCAGAACGATTTACGGTATTACGACAGGATTCGGATTGTTCTGTGATGTACTGATTTCAAAAGAGAAAGTTGAAGACCTGCAGACGAATCTTATCCGTTCGCATACTTGCGGTGTCGGCAAGCCGTTCGACGAGCCGGTGGCACTCCTCATGATGGTCTTCCGTTTAAACACGATGCTGAAAGGCCATTCGGGTGTGACGAGAGAACTTGTGGAACAGCTGAAGCTGTACATTAACAAACGCATTATTCCGGTAGTTCCGGAACAGGGTTCACTCGGTGCTTCGGGGGACCTTGCACCGCTGTCTCATATGGCACTGACGCTGATCGGTGAAGGCGAAGTGTTCTTTAGGGGTGAACGGAAAAATACACGCGACGTGCTGGAATCACTGGGCATTGAGCCGATTACACTGCAGGCAAAAGAAGGACTTGCGCTGATCAACGGGACACAGCCGATGACAGCACAGGGTGTTGTTAACTATATTGAAGCAGATAAACTCATGCAGGACAGTCTGTGGATTGCAGCACTGACACATCAGGCATTGAACGGTATTACAGATGCATACAATCGTCAGATTCACGAATCCCGCGGTTATCCCGAGCAGATTTATGTGGCAGAAAAAATGCTTGAGCATCTGGAAGGCTCCAAACTGACAACACGTCAGGGTGAAATCCGCGTGCAGGACGGCTATTCCATCAGATGTATTCCGCAGGTGCATGGTGCTTCACTGCAGACGCTGAAGTACGTGAAGGAAAAGCTGGAAATTGAAATGAACGCAGCAAACGATAATCCGCTGATTTTCAGCGAAGATGAAGTGTATTCGGGCGGAAACTTCCACGGTCAGCCGATTGCGATCGCGATGGACCTGTTAAAAATTGGTGTGGCTGAAGTGGCTAACATTACCGAACGCCGTATCGAGCGTCTCGTGAATCCTGCGTTAAACGGCGATCTGCCGGCATTCCTGAGCCCGGAAGAAGGTCTCCAGTCCGGTGCGATGATTTTACAGTATGCGGCAGCAAGTCTCGTCTCGGAAAATAAAACACTCGCACATCCGGCGAGTGTCGATTCAATTCCTTCATCTGCGAACCAGGAGGACCACGTCTCGATGGGTACGATAGGTGCACGTCATGCCCGCGACATTATTAACAACGCGCGCTACGTCGTTTCGACAGAGCTGTTTATCGCGATGACCGCCGCGGAAATTAAAGGCAGTGACAAGCTTTCGCCTGCTACACGCAAAAAGTTTGATGAGTTCCGCCTGATTGCAGACTTCATCGACCATGACCGTAATTTCAGCATTGAAATTAACGAACTTGCACAGGCATTAACAGAAGTTAACTAA
- the hutP gene encoding hut operon transcriptional regulator HutP codes for MTQSTHREFGKFTTLVALTDEKTALDLLPHFKSFKVMTGKVGSMDLSKVISSVETAAKRGGLIDGNIYRETHSLYHAILEALQGVTRGDLSVGEIMRTVGLRFAIVRGNPYDSGDEGEWLAVCFYGTIGAPIRGKEHEALGLGINHI; via the coding sequence ATGACTCAAAGTACACATCGTGAATTTGGTAAATTCACCACACTCGTTGCACTGACTGATGAAAAAACAGCACTCGATTTACTTCCCCACTTTAAGTCTTTTAAAGTGATGACGGGAAAGGTCGGATCGATGGATCTGAGCAAAGTCATCTCTTCGGTTGAAACTGCTGCAAAACGCGGTGGACTCATCGATGGAAACATTTATCGTGAAACTCATTCTTTATACCACGCAATACTGGAAGCACTTCAGGGTGTAACCCGCGGCGACTTAAGTGTCGGCGAAATTATGCGTACTGTCGGATTAAGATTTGCGATTGTCAGAGGGAATCCATACGACAGCGGTGATGAAGGCGAATGGCTGGCTGTTTGCTTCTACGGAACAATCGGTGCGCCGATCAGAGGGAAAGAGCACGAGGCTTTGGGACTCGGTATTAATCATATTTAA